Proteins from a single region of Gossypium arboreum isolate Shixiya-1 chromosome 1, ASM2569848v2, whole genome shotgun sequence:
- the LOC108483562 gene encoding rust resistance kinase Lr10 isoform X2: protein MATLKLPLLCLLALALSFFPHGSTARSINTPCGFTLCGNLSIRYPFRLTTEPQSCGLKRFELVRDNNRAIFPMDRGNFYVQHIYYDNQTIHIVDVNVDKDNCSIPLSSLPFGSPTSRKFPQIGPTSYTYLDTEFAFDKFTYEEMFVMNCSTKMNKSWSGANYINACRCSSCPPTNKNYFYFLDGATATSAFHPSCTVEALVPISLHNINGLSTFDIYRRLRMGTQITWNLQSKLRWGSVVNALQSLFWVLVGLLLLYAESMMALVLPPATSPPSKGIQIFFVTITGIILVRTLLGISCLTVLIIRKLRRRHLSVNDAIENFLQRQKNFMPIRYSYAEIKKITGGFKNKLGQGGFGTVFKGKLQSGKLVAIKLLKESKGNGQDFINEVATIGRIHHVNVVQLIGFCAERKKQALVYDFMTNGSLDKFIFSSGSSSLSWQKMFEIVVGVGRAARGTFGYMAPELFYKSIGGISYKADVYSFGMMLIEIVGKRKNLNASAEHPSQVYFPTWIYDRLQQGENIELEDMTESENSIMRKMIIVAFWCIQTKPIHRPSMTKVLKMLESEDELLEIPPKSLIFSVDMSCNDSE from the exons ATGGCAACACTAAAACTTCCATTACTTTGCCTGTTAGCCCTTGCTTTATCTTTCTTTCCTCATGGTTCTACAGCTAGAAGCATAAACACGCCTTGTGGATTTACTCTGTGTGGAAACCTTAGCATCCGTTACCCTTTTCGATTAACAACCGAGCCTCAAAGCTGTGGTCTTAAGAGATTTGAGCTGGTGCGCGACAATAACCGTGCCATTTTCCCTATGGATCGAGGGAACTTTTATGTCCAACACATCTATTATGATAACCAAACTATTCATATTGTTGATGTGAATGTGGACAAAGATAACTGCTCTATTCCTCTTAGTTCCCTTCCTTTCGGCTCCCCTACAAGTAGAAAATTCCCTCAAATAGGACCAACATCTTATACATATCTTGATACTGAGTTTGCTTTCGATAAATTTACATATGAAGAGATGTTTGTCATGAACTGCAGTACGAAGATGAACAAGTCATGGAGTGGGGCTAACTACATCAATGCTTGTCGTTGCTCTTCTTGTCCCCCAACAAATaagaattacttttattttttggaTGGAGCAACTGCAACTTCTGCTTTCCATCCCTCTTGCACTGTTGAAGCCCTGGTTCCCATCAGTCTTCATAACATAAATGGCCTCTCTACTTTTGATATTTACAGAAGGCTTAGGATGGGCACCCAAATTACATGGAATCTTCAATCTAAACTGCGTTGGGGCTCAGTTGTTAACGC ACTACAATCGTTGTTCTGGGTGTTAGTTGGTCTGCTTTTACTATATGCAGAAAGCATGATGGCTCTTGTCCTCCCACCTGCTACTTCTCCACCTAGTAAAG GAATACAGATTTTTTTTGTTACAATAACAG GGATTATATTAGTTCGGACACTTTTGGGGATATCTTGTTTGACTGTTCTTATTATACGTAAGTTAAGAAGAAGACATTTGTCGGTGAATGATGCGATTGAAAACTTTCTTCAACGTCAAAAGAATTTTATGCCGATAAGATATTCATATGCTGAAATAAAGAAAATAACTGGAGGTTTCAAGAATAAATTAGGTCAAGGAGGTTTTGGCACTGTGTTTAAAGGTAAACTTCAAAGTGGCAAACTCGTCGCAATAAAATTGCTAAAGGAATCGAAAGGTAATGGCCAAGATTTTATCAATGAAGTTGCAACTATTGGAAGGATTCATCATGTGAATGTAGTGCAACTTATTGGCTTTTGCGCGGAGAGGAAAAAACAAGCTCTTGTTTATGATTTCATGACAAATGGGTCTTTAGACAAATTTATATTTTCATCAGGAAGTAGCAGCTTGAGTTGGCAAAAGATGTTTGAGATAGTAGTTGGAGTGGGTCGAG CAGCACGTGGTACATTTGGATATATGGCTCCtgaattattttataaaagtatTGGAGGTATCTCGTATAAAGCTGATGTATATAGTTTTGGAATGATGCTAATAGAAATTGTGGGGAAGAGAAAAAATTTAAACGCTTCTGCCGAACATCCAAGTCAAGTTTATTTTCCTACATGGATTTATGATAGACTTCAACAAGGGGAGAACATAGAGCTTGAAGACATGACAGAAAGTGAAAACAGCATCATGAGAAAAATGATAATTGTTGCTTTTTGGTGCATACAAACGAAGCCCATACATCGTCCTTCAATGACCAAAGTATTGAAGATGCTTGAAAGTGAAGACGAGCTCCTTGAGATACCTCCGAAGTCTTTGATATTTTCTGTGGACATGTCATGTAATGATAGTGAATAA
- the LOC108483562 gene encoding rust resistance kinase Lr10 isoform X1 — translation MATLKLPLLCLLALALSFFPHGSTARSINTPCGFTLCGNLSIRYPFRLTTEPQSCGLKRFELVRDNNRAIFPMDRGNFYVQHIYYDNQTIHIVDVNVDKDNCSIPLSSLPFGSPTSRKFPQIGPTSYTYLDTEFAFDKFTYEEMFVMNCSTKMNKSWSGANYINACRCSSCPPTNKNYFYFLDGATATSAFHPSCTVEALVPISLHNINGLSTFDIYRRLRMGTQITWNLQSKLRWGSVVNALQSLFWVLVGLLLLYAESMMALVLPPATSPPSKGIQIFFVTITGIILVRTLLGISCLTVLIIRKLRRRHLSVNDAIENFLQRQKNFMPIRYSYAEIKKITGGFKNKLGQGGFGTVFKGKLQSGKLVAIKLLKESKGNGQDFINEVATIGRIHHVNVVQLIGFCAERKKQALVYDFMTNGSLDKFIFSSGSSSLSWQKMFEIVVGVGRGIEYLHNGCAMKILHFDIKPHNIILDENFNPKVSDFGLAKLYPVDDSIISLTAARGTFGYMAPELFYKSIGGISYKADVYSFGMMLIEIVGKRKNLNASAEHPSQVYFPTWIYDRLQQGENIELEDMTESENSIMRKMIIVAFWCIQTKPIHRPSMTKVLKMLESEDELLEIPPKSLIFSVDMSCNDSE, via the exons ATGGCAACACTAAAACTTCCATTACTTTGCCTGTTAGCCCTTGCTTTATCTTTCTTTCCTCATGGTTCTACAGCTAGAAGCATAAACACGCCTTGTGGATTTACTCTGTGTGGAAACCTTAGCATCCGTTACCCTTTTCGATTAACAACCGAGCCTCAAAGCTGTGGTCTTAAGAGATTTGAGCTGGTGCGCGACAATAACCGTGCCATTTTCCCTATGGATCGAGGGAACTTTTATGTCCAACACATCTATTATGATAACCAAACTATTCATATTGTTGATGTGAATGTGGACAAAGATAACTGCTCTATTCCTCTTAGTTCCCTTCCTTTCGGCTCCCCTACAAGTAGAAAATTCCCTCAAATAGGACCAACATCTTATACATATCTTGATACTGAGTTTGCTTTCGATAAATTTACATATGAAGAGATGTTTGTCATGAACTGCAGTACGAAGATGAACAAGTCATGGAGTGGGGCTAACTACATCAATGCTTGTCGTTGCTCTTCTTGTCCCCCAACAAATaagaattacttttattttttggaTGGAGCAACTGCAACTTCTGCTTTCCATCCCTCTTGCACTGTTGAAGCCCTGGTTCCCATCAGTCTTCATAACATAAATGGCCTCTCTACTTTTGATATTTACAGAAGGCTTAGGATGGGCACCCAAATTACATGGAATCTTCAATCTAAACTGCGTTGGGGCTCAGTTGTTAACGC ACTACAATCGTTGTTCTGGGTGTTAGTTGGTCTGCTTTTACTATATGCAGAAAGCATGATGGCTCTTGTCCTCCCACCTGCTACTTCTCCACCTAGTAAAG GAATACAGATTTTTTTTGTTACAATAACAG GGATTATATTAGTTCGGACACTTTTGGGGATATCTTGTTTGACTGTTCTTATTATACGTAAGTTAAGAAGAAGACATTTGTCGGTGAATGATGCGATTGAAAACTTTCTTCAACGTCAAAAGAATTTTATGCCGATAAGATATTCATATGCTGAAATAAAGAAAATAACTGGAGGTTTCAAGAATAAATTAGGTCAAGGAGGTTTTGGCACTGTGTTTAAAGGTAAACTTCAAAGTGGCAAACTCGTCGCAATAAAATTGCTAAAGGAATCGAAAGGTAATGGCCAAGATTTTATCAATGAAGTTGCAACTATTGGAAGGATTCATCATGTGAATGTAGTGCAACTTATTGGCTTTTGCGCGGAGAGGAAAAAACAAGCTCTTGTTTATGATTTCATGACAAATGGGTCTTTAGACAAATTTATATTTTCATCAGGAAGTAGCAGCTTGAGTTGGCAAAAGATGTTTGAGATAGTAGTTGGAGTGGGTCGAGGTATTGAATATTTACATAATGGTTGTGCCATGAAGATTTTACATTTTGATATCAAGCCACATAACATTATTTTAGATGAAAATTTTAATCCAAAAGTTTCAGATTTTGGTCTCGCAAAATTGTATCCGGTGGATGACAGTATTATTTCTCTTACAGCAGCACGTGGTACATTTGGATATATGGCTCCtgaattattttataaaagtatTGGAGGTATCTCGTATAAAGCTGATGTATATAGTTTTGGAATGATGCTAATAGAAATTGTGGGGAAGAGAAAAAATTTAAACGCTTCTGCCGAACATCCAAGTCAAGTTTATTTTCCTACATGGATTTATGATAGACTTCAACAAGGGGAGAACATAGAGCTTGAAGACATGACAGAAAGTGAAAACAGCATCATGAGAAAAATGATAATTGTTGCTTTTTGGTGCATACAAACGAAGCCCATACATCGTCCTTCAATGACCAAAGTATTGAAGATGCTTGAAAGTGAAGACGAGCTCCTTGAGATACCTCCGAAGTCTTTGATATTTTCTGTGGACATGTCATGTAATGATAGTGAATAA
- the LOC108483562 gene encoding PR5-like receptor kinase isoform X3, translating to MATLKLPLLCLLALALSFFPHGSTARSINTPCGFTLCGNLSIRYPFRLTTEPQSCGLKRFELVRDNNRAIFPMDRGNFYVQHIYYDNQTIHIVDVNVDKDNCSIPLSSLPFGSPTSRKFPQIGPTSYTYLDTEFAFDKFTYEEMFVMNCSTKMNKSWSGANYINACRCSSCPPTNKNYFYFLDGATATSAFHPSCTVEALVPISLHNINGLSTFDIYRRLRMGTQITWNLQSKLRWGSVVNALQSLFWVLVGLLLLYAESMMALVLPPATSPPSKGIQIFFVTITGIILVRTLLGISCLTVLIIRKLRRRHLSVNDAIENFLQRQKNFMPIRYSYAEIKKITGGFKNKLGQGGFGTVFKGKLQSGKLVAIKLLKESKGNGQDFINEVATIGRIHHVNVVQLIGFCAERKKQALVYDFMTNGSLDKFIFSSGSSSLSWQKMFEIVVGVGRARGTFGYMAPELFYKSIGGISYKADVYSFGMMLIEIVGKRKNLNASAEHPSQVYFPTWIYDRLQQGENIELEDMTESENSIMRKMIIVAFWCIQTKPIHRPSMTKVLKMLESEDELLEIPPKSLIFSVDMSCNDSE from the exons ATGGCAACACTAAAACTTCCATTACTTTGCCTGTTAGCCCTTGCTTTATCTTTCTTTCCTCATGGTTCTACAGCTAGAAGCATAAACACGCCTTGTGGATTTACTCTGTGTGGAAACCTTAGCATCCGTTACCCTTTTCGATTAACAACCGAGCCTCAAAGCTGTGGTCTTAAGAGATTTGAGCTGGTGCGCGACAATAACCGTGCCATTTTCCCTATGGATCGAGGGAACTTTTATGTCCAACACATCTATTATGATAACCAAACTATTCATATTGTTGATGTGAATGTGGACAAAGATAACTGCTCTATTCCTCTTAGTTCCCTTCCTTTCGGCTCCCCTACAAGTAGAAAATTCCCTCAAATAGGACCAACATCTTATACATATCTTGATACTGAGTTTGCTTTCGATAAATTTACATATGAAGAGATGTTTGTCATGAACTGCAGTACGAAGATGAACAAGTCATGGAGTGGGGCTAACTACATCAATGCTTGTCGTTGCTCTTCTTGTCCCCCAACAAATaagaattacttttattttttggaTGGAGCAACTGCAACTTCTGCTTTCCATCCCTCTTGCACTGTTGAAGCCCTGGTTCCCATCAGTCTTCATAACATAAATGGCCTCTCTACTTTTGATATTTACAGAAGGCTTAGGATGGGCACCCAAATTACATGGAATCTTCAATCTAAACTGCGTTGGGGCTCAGTTGTTAACGC ACTACAATCGTTGTTCTGGGTGTTAGTTGGTCTGCTTTTACTATATGCAGAAAGCATGATGGCTCTTGTCCTCCCACCTGCTACTTCTCCACCTAGTAAAG GAATACAGATTTTTTTTGTTACAATAACAG GGATTATATTAGTTCGGACACTTTTGGGGATATCTTGTTTGACTGTTCTTATTATACGTAAGTTAAGAAGAAGACATTTGTCGGTGAATGATGCGATTGAAAACTTTCTTCAACGTCAAAAGAATTTTATGCCGATAAGATATTCATATGCTGAAATAAAGAAAATAACTGGAGGTTTCAAGAATAAATTAGGTCAAGGAGGTTTTGGCACTGTGTTTAAAGGTAAACTTCAAAGTGGCAAACTCGTCGCAATAAAATTGCTAAAGGAATCGAAAGGTAATGGCCAAGATTTTATCAATGAAGTTGCAACTATTGGAAGGATTCATCATGTGAATGTAGTGCAACTTATTGGCTTTTGCGCGGAGAGGAAAAAACAAGCTCTTGTTTATGATTTCATGACAAATGGGTCTTTAGACAAATTTATATTTTCATCAGGAAGTAGCAGCTTGAGTTGGCAAAAGATGTTTGAGATAGTAGTTGGAGTGGGTCGAG CACGTGGTACATTTGGATATATGGCTCCtgaattattttataaaagtatTGGAGGTATCTCGTATAAAGCTGATGTATATAGTTTTGGAATGATGCTAATAGAAATTGTGGGGAAGAGAAAAAATTTAAACGCTTCTGCCGAACATCCAAGTCAAGTTTATTTTCCTACATGGATTTATGATAGACTTCAACAAGGGGAGAACATAGAGCTTGAAGACATGACAGAAAGTGAAAACAGCATCATGAGAAAAATGATAATTGTTGCTTTTTGGTGCATACAAACGAAGCCCATACATCGTCCTTCAATGACCAAAGTATTGAAGATGCTTGAAAGTGAAGACGAGCTCCTTGAGATACCTCCGAAGTCTTTGATATTTTCTGTGGACATGTCATGTAATGATAGTGAATAA
- the LOC108483562 gene encoding rust resistance kinase Lr10 isoform X4, producing MNKSWSGANYINACRCSSCPPTNKNYFYFLDGATATSAFHPSCTVEALVPISLHNINGLSTFDIYRRLRMGTQITWNLQSKLRWGSVVNALQSLFWVLVGLLLLYAESMMALVLPPATSPPSKGIQIFFVTITGIILVRTLLGISCLTVLIIRKLRRRHLSVNDAIENFLQRQKNFMPIRYSYAEIKKITGGFKNKLGQGGFGTVFKGKLQSGKLVAIKLLKESKGNGQDFINEVATIGRIHHVNVVQLIGFCAERKKQALVYDFMTNGSLDKFIFSSGSSSLSWQKMFEIVVGVGRGIEYLHNGCAMKILHFDIKPHNIILDENFNPKVSDFGLAKLYPVDDSIISLTAARGTFGYMAPELFYKSIGGISYKADVYSFGMMLIEIVGKRKNLNASAEHPSQVYFPTWIYDRLQQGENIELEDMTESENSIMRKMIIVAFWCIQTKPIHRPSMTKVLKMLESEDELLEIPPKSLIFSVDMSCNDSE from the exons ATGAACAAGTCATGGAGTGGGGCTAACTACATCAATGCTTGTCGTTGCTCTTCTTGTCCCCCAACAAATaagaattacttttattttttggaTGGAGCAACTGCAACTTCTGCTTTCCATCCCTCTTGCACTGTTGAAGCCCTGGTTCCCATCAGTCTTCATAACATAAATGGCCTCTCTACTTTTGATATTTACAGAAGGCTTAGGATGGGCACCCAAATTACATGGAATCTTCAATCTAAACTGCGTTGGGGCTCAGTTGTTAACGC ACTACAATCGTTGTTCTGGGTGTTAGTTGGTCTGCTTTTACTATATGCAGAAAGCATGATGGCTCTTGTCCTCCCACCTGCTACTTCTCCACCTAGTAAAG GAATACAGATTTTTTTTGTTACAATAACAG GGATTATATTAGTTCGGACACTTTTGGGGATATCTTGTTTGACTGTTCTTATTATACGTAAGTTAAGAAGAAGACATTTGTCGGTGAATGATGCGATTGAAAACTTTCTTCAACGTCAAAAGAATTTTATGCCGATAAGATATTCATATGCTGAAATAAAGAAAATAACTGGAGGTTTCAAGAATAAATTAGGTCAAGGAGGTTTTGGCACTGTGTTTAAAGGTAAACTTCAAAGTGGCAAACTCGTCGCAATAAAATTGCTAAAGGAATCGAAAGGTAATGGCCAAGATTTTATCAATGAAGTTGCAACTATTGGAAGGATTCATCATGTGAATGTAGTGCAACTTATTGGCTTTTGCGCGGAGAGGAAAAAACAAGCTCTTGTTTATGATTTCATGACAAATGGGTCTTTAGACAAATTTATATTTTCATCAGGAAGTAGCAGCTTGAGTTGGCAAAAGATGTTTGAGATAGTAGTTGGAGTGGGTCGAGGTATTGAATATTTACATAATGGTTGTGCCATGAAGATTTTACATTTTGATATCAAGCCACATAACATTATTTTAGATGAAAATTTTAATCCAAAAGTTTCAGATTTTGGTCTCGCAAAATTGTATCCGGTGGATGACAGTATTATTTCTCTTACAGCAGCACGTGGTACATTTGGATATATGGCTCCtgaattattttataaaagtatTGGAGGTATCTCGTATAAAGCTGATGTATATAGTTTTGGAATGATGCTAATAGAAATTGTGGGGAAGAGAAAAAATTTAAACGCTTCTGCCGAACATCCAAGTCAAGTTTATTTTCCTACATGGATTTATGATAGACTTCAACAAGGGGAGAACATAGAGCTTGAAGACATGACAGAAAGTGAAAACAGCATCATGAGAAAAATGATAATTGTTGCTTTTTGGTGCATACAAACGAAGCCCATACATCGTCCTTCAATGACCAAAGTATTGAAGATGCTTGAAAGTGAAGACGAGCTCCTTGAGATACCTCCGAAGTCTTTGATATTTTCTGTGGACATGTCATGTAATGATAGTGAATAA
- the LOC128279231 gene encoding uncharacterized protein LOC128279231, which produces MLRQKLASFCLLLLALLSHFGLHVATGRGIGDKHCGSTFCGILNISFPFGLRTQTHSCGSNSNGVELVCENNRTIFPMKKGNFLVKHISYVNQTILLVDASLGDDNCSVPHSSSPWLNPSLGVLGLNRADMNDRGEIYVVNCKTKMINSSANYIDASRCSTSPSDAANGYFYFLRTEAAPSDFHPSCTFEALVPSTPSDTTGLSTFDIYQRLLKGTQFKWYFPNDAKVGDDGWQQWNSVSHV; this is translated from the coding sequence ATGCTAAGACAAAAACTTGCATCATTTTGCCTCCTACTCCTTGCTTTGTTATCTCACTTTGGCCTTCATGTTGCCACCGGTAGAGGCATAGGAGACAAGCATTGTGGCTCTACTTTCTGTGGAATCCTTAACATCAGTTTCCCTTTTGGATTAAGAACCCAAACCCATAGCTGTGGTTCTAATTCTAATGGGGTAGAGCTAGTGTGTGAGAATAACCGCACCATTTTCCCTATGAAAAAAGGGAATTTCCTTGTTAAACACATCTCTTATGTCAACCAAACGATTCTTCTCGTGGATGCGAGTCTAGGGGATGATAACTGCTCCGTTCCTCATAGTTCCTCCCCCTGGCTGAACCCATCTTTAGGGGTACTAGGCCTAAATAGAGCTGATATGAATGATCGTGGAGAGATTTATGTGGTAAATTGCAAGACCAAGATGATAAACTCTTCGGCTAATTACATCGATGCTTCTCGTTGCTCTACTTCTCCTTCAGATGCAGCTAatggttatttttattttttgcgtACTGAAGCTGCGCCCTCTGATTTCCATCCCTCATGCACATTTGAAGCATTGGTTCCAAGTACGCCTTCCGATACCACTGGCCTCTCTACTTTTGATATTTACCAAAGGTTGTTGAAGGGCACCCAATTCAAATGGTACTTTCCTAATGATGCTAAGGTTGGTGATGATGGTTGGCAGCAATGGAACTCAGTTTCACACGTGTGa
- the LOC108482331 gene encoding PR5-like receptor kinase, translated as MPIRYSYTELKRITRGFKDKLGQGGYGTVFKGKLRSGNLVAVKLLKESKGNGQDFINEVATIGRIHHVNVVQLIGFYVEGKKQALVYDFMTNGSLDKFISSTGNSSLSWQKMFEIAIGVGRGIEYLHNGCAMKILHFDIKPHNILLDDNFNPKVSDFGLVKLYPVDDSIISLTAARGTFGYMAPELFYKNIGNISYKADVYSFGMMLMEIVGRRKNLKDSVDHSSQNYFPTWIYDHFELRENMKLEDLSDNENKIVRKMIIVAFWCIQTKPIYRPSMTKVLKMLESEDELLEIPPKSLLFSIDLSSSN; from the coding sequence ATGCCTATAAGATATTCATATACTGAATTAAAGAGAATAACAAGAGGTTTCAAGGATAAATTAGGCCAGGGAGGTTATGGTACTGTGTTTAAAGGCAAACTTCGAAGTGGTAATCTCGTTGCAGTAAAATTGCTAAAAGAATCGAAAGGTAATGGCCAAGATTTTATCAATGAAGTTGCAACTATTGGAAGGATTCATCATGTGAACGTGGTGCAACTTATTGGATTTTACGTGGAGGGAAAAAAACAAGCTCTTGTTTACGATTTCATGACAAATGGGTCTTTAGACAAATTTATATCTTCAACAGGAAATAGCAGCTTGAGTTGGCAAAAGATGTTTGAGATTGCGATTGGAGTGGGTCGGGGTATTGAATATTTACATAATGGTTGTGCTATGAAGATTTTGCATTTTGATATCAAGCCACATAACATTCTTTTAGATGACAATTTTAATCCAAAAGTTTCAGATTTTGGTCTCGTAAAATTGTATCCAGTGGATGATAGTATTATTTCTCTCACAGCAGCACGTGGTACATTTGGATATATGGCTCCTGAattgttttataaaaatattggaaatatctCGTATAAAGCTGATGTTTATAGTTTTGGAATGATGCTAATGGAAATTGTGGGAAggagaaaaaatttaaaagattcTGTTGACCATTCAAGCCAAAATTATTTCCCTACATGGATTTATGATCACTTTGAATTAAGGGAGAACATGAAGCTTGAAGACTTGAGTGACAATGAAAACAAAATTGTGAGGAAAATGATAATTGTTGCCTTTTGGTGCATACAGACGAAGCCCATATATCGTCCTTCAATGACCAAAGTTTTGAAGATGCTTGAAAGTGAAGATGAACTCCTTGAAATACCTCCTAAgtctttattattttctatagACCTGTCAAGTAGTAATTAG